One stretch of Vicia villosa cultivar HV-30 ecotype Madison, WI unplaced genomic scaffold, Vvil1.0 ctg.004575F_1_1, whole genome shotgun sequence DNA includes these proteins:
- the LOC131642168 gene encoding stem-specific protein TSJT1-like produces the protein MLGIFSSSVVSPPEELVAAGSRTPSPKTTASLLLKRFVERKASAVSLQVGDDVQLAYTHHEESPWQPRSFAVKDDIFCLFEGALDNLGSLRQQYGLAKSANEVVLMIEAYKALRDRAPYPANHVVGHLSGSFAFIVYDKSTSTLFVASDQSGKVPLYWGITADGYVAFADDADLLKGACGKSLASFPQGCFYSTAVGGLRCYENPKNKITAIPANEEEFWGATFKVEGPAVVAATK, from the exons atgttggGGATCTTCAGTAGCTCCGTCGTGTCTCCTCCGGAAGAGCTGGTGGCAGCCGGTAGCCGAACACCGTCGCCAAAGACGACGGCGAGTTTGCTTCTGAAGAGGTTTGTGGAGAGGAAGGCGTCGGCGGTGTCGCTGCAGGTTGGGGATGATGTGCAGCTGGCTTATACACACCATGAAGAGTCACCGTGGCAACCCAG ATCATTTGCAGTGAAGGATGATATATTCTGCTTGTTTGAAGGAGCTCTAGACAATCTAGGGAGCTTGAGACAGCAATATGGACTTGCGAAATCTGCGAATGAAGTTGTTCTTATGATCGAAGCTTACAAAGCTTTACGCGACCGAGCACCATACCCTGCGAATCATGTTGTTGGTCATCTTAGTGGTAGTTTTGCCTTCATTGTTTATGACAAATCCACTTCCACCCTCTTTGTTGCTTCT GACCAATCTGGAAAGGTTCCTCTGTATTGGGGAATAACTGCTGATGGGTATGTAGCATTTGCTGATGATGCTGATCTGCTTAAAGGTGCTTGTGGAAAGTCACTTGCTTCTTTTCCTCAAG GATGTTTCTACTCGACCGCGGTTGGAGGATTAAGATGCTACGAGAATCCAAAGAATAAGATTACCGCTATACCAGCTAACGAGGaagaattttggggtgcaacGTTCAAG GTGGAAGGGCCAGCTGTTGTTGCAGCGACAAAGTAG